The window CCGTAGTTGCCCAGCAGGCCGAGGTCGATCGGATTCTGGAACGACGTCACGCCGGCACTGGCGGAGAAGTCGCGGTACCAGCGCCAGCCGTAGTACGGCCTGCCGAACCGGCGGAGGAACGCGCAGATCCGGCCGTCATGCTCGTAGAACGGCAGACAGCCGCACGGCTCGCCATCCTCACAGGCGAACGGGTCGTCGTACGGCGACGGCACGTGGAGGAACGTCTCCCCGGTCCACCCGGGTCCGATCATCCCCGAGCCATCGTCGATCATCGTGCCGTCATCGAGGATCGCACCGTCCGGGAACATCGGCCCGCCGCTGCCGTCGTCGAAGTAGGCACCGTCGGAGAACTCGGGAGCCCTCCCGCCGTCGTCGGCGTAGGGAATGCCGGCCGAGGGATCCTCGAGGATGATCTCGCCGGGGCTGCCCGGGAAGGTGTCGGGGAGCGCGGGGGTCGGCGACTGGGTAATCGAGGGCGCGCCTGACTCCGCAGTCACGCGGGGTGCAGGCAGGGGCTGCGCGGCGGGAGCCGGCGCTGCCGGCGTCGGCTGCGAGAGCACCGACGGCATCCCGTCGGCGTTGAGGGCCAGACGCTGCGGCCGGGTGGCACGGGCCTGCGGCGGAACCTGCCGCCCCGCCGGCGCGGCGCCGCGCGGGGCCGGAGCGATGCCGGTCGCGGGGGTCACGCGGCGCTGGGCGGCCTGCGGCCGCTCGTCGCCGAGCAGTGGCCGGCCGACCTCCCCCTGCGGGGCGCGGTTGAAGCCGGTCCCGAAGATCCCCTCCGGGTTCGACGGATCGATCGCCCGCCGGAAGCTCTCTCCGAAACCGGCCGCAGCCGGAGCGCGCCGCTGGTCCGGCCGACGGGCCGCGACCGGGGCCCGCGGTGGGCGCAGATCGACCGCCGGCACTCCCGCCGGCAGGGCGACACTCGCCGCCGCGGCGCTCGGTGCCAACGCCGGGCTCGGCGCTGCAGCGGTCGCCGCGGCCGGGCGGGTGGCATTGACGGTGGTCGTCGGGTCGCGAGACGAAAGCTGCTCGTCGGCGGAACCGCCCGCCAGCGACCGGCGGTGGGGCGTCCAGCGCAGGCCGTCGCTGCCGGCATCGCCCTCGGCACGCAGTTCAACGACGCTGGCCGACAGCGCCAGGGCGATCACGAATCGGAGGCGGGGGGAAAAACGCATGGCCGGAGGTCTCCCGACAGCCCGCGCGCCGGATCCCGGCTGCGCGGCAACGTCGCTGCAATCGACAGCGGTATCGTCTCCCGCCGGGACGGAACTTCCGTCAAAACCGACGCGATGCACAAATCCACCCCCGCTTCACCGGGCTGCCCCGGCGCAGCGGCAAACTGGGCGGTTGGCGGCATCGGCCGCGGCGACCGTGGCTGGCCGGAGAAAAGCGGCCGCAGGCGACCCGGCCGGCGCGGGCGCCGTCACCCTGGCAGCGCCAAGGCCTGCCCGAGGTCGGCAATCAGGTCGTCGGCGTCCTCGATGCCGCACGCCATCCGGATCATCGAGTCGGGTATCCGGAACGTGGCCCGCTCCGCCGGGGAGTAGTTCCAGTAGCTCATCACCAACGGTTGCTCGATCAGCGTCTCGACTCCCCCGAGGCTCGGTCCGATCCGGGCGATCTTCATCCGGTCGACGACGGCCGCCGTCTGCCGCCAGTCGGCATCGCGGAGCAGGAACGTCACCAGACCACCGTAGCCGCGCATCGAGTCGCGCGCCACGGCGTGGAACGGATGGCTCTCCAGGCCCGGGTAGAAGACCCGCTCGACGCGCGGATGGCGCTCCAGGTAGCGGGCGACCGCCAGACCGTTGGCGTTGTGGCGTTCCATCCGCACGGCGAACGTCTTCAGGCCGCGCTCGAGGAGATAGGCGACGTGGGGAGAACTCACCCCCCCCATGATCCCGCGGAGGTAGCGCACCGGATCGATCAGCGCCTTCGAGCCGAGGACCACGCCGGCGAGCAGGTCGTTGTGACCGCCGAGATACTTCGTCGCCGAGTGGAGGACGAAGTCGACACCCGCCTCGACAGGGCGGACGTTGTAGGGCGTCCCGAGCGTGGCATCGATCAGCGTCAGCACGCCACGGCGCCGTCCGAGCTCCGCGAAGCGCGGGATGTCGACCACCGAGAGGTGTGGATTGGTCGGCGATTCACTGACCACGAACCGGGTCCGTGGCGTGATCGCCGCCTCCATCGCGTCGTAATCGCAGGTCGCCACCTCGCGGAATCCGACCCCGAAGCGCGTCAGGTGGCGGCGGCAGAATTCCCGGCTGCGGTGGTAGCACTCGTCGAAAAAGACGATCTCGTCGCCGGCGTTGGCATGTGCCATCAGCACGCCGACCAGCGCCGCCATGCCCGAGGCGAACAGCGTCGCCGCCTCGGCCCCCTCGAGGGCCGCCAGCTTCGCTTCGACGACGCGCTCGCCGGGATTCCCGTAGCGCCCGTATTCCTCGCGGCGCTGCTTCTCCTCGATGTAGCGGACGATCGAGTCGGTGTCGGTGAAGGTGTAGGTCGACGTCGCGAAGATCGGATCGGTCAGCGAGTTGCCCGGCTTGTCGCGGGACTCACCACCGTGGACGGCGGTCGTCGACGGGCCGACGCCGGCGCTGGCTGCGGGCGCCGCGGATGCGTCGGCGCCGGGGCGCGGGTTCGGAGCGCCCGTGCCGGGTCGGTTCATGGAGCGGCGTCCGTGTCTCTGGGGCCGCGATCCCGCGGCGGATGTGGGAGTCGGGCGATCACCCCGGACGGGCGGCGGCCGAGCGGCCACCCGAGGCAGCTGGCCCGCCGGGCCTCGGCGGCGACCGACCGATCGCCTGCGCCGGTCACGGGCCTCGGAGTCTAGTCAGCGCGCAGACCTCGGACAACACGCCCGGCACACCGGCCGCACACGCCCGGGGGAGCCCGGGCGACTGCTACACTGCCGACGCATTCGGCCGCGGTTCCGGGATGAACCGGCTGGCGACCGATCGCCCACCCGCCACGAGGCCGGAAGTGTCCCGAGCGCGTACGCGTGGTCCCGACAAGAAGTCTCCCGCGCCGGAGTCGCTGCCGCGTCCGCTGTGGCCGTCGGCGCGGGTCTGGGTGACGCTGGCCTCGCTGGCTGCCGCCGTGGCGCTGGTGCGGGCCGGTTGGCTGGAGACGCTGTTCGGCACGCTCATCGACGGCGCGGTCCGCAACATCATCACGCTGATCCTGTCGTTTTCCGGGCTCGTCGCCCTCGTCAGCTGGTTCCTCCGCGACAGCGGCCATCCGCGCCGCACGAAGTGGACGGTCGCCGGCATCCTCGCCGCCCTCGTCGCCGCGGCCGTCGCGACGCTCCGGATCGAGCGCGTGTCCGGGGATCTGGTCCCGGAATTCGCCTGGCGCTGGCAGCCCTCGCCCGACTTTCTCCTCGAGCGGAAGGGGGCGTCGCCGGCGCCGGCAGCCGCAGCGCCGGCCTGGGAGGCGACCGCCACCGACGTGCCCCGGTTCTTCGGCCCGGCCGGCACCGGCACGGTCGACGTGGCGCTCGACGCCGACTGGAAGGCGCGCCCTCCGCGCGAGGTGTGGCGGCGGCCGATCGGAGCGGGGTGGGGCAGCTTCGCCACCTGTTGCGACCATGCCGTGACCCTCGAGCAGCGTGGTCCCGAGGAAGTCGTTGCCTGCTACGCGCTGGCCGACGGCAGCGAGGAGTGGGTCGTTGCCGTCGAGGCGCGCCACCAGACGGTGCTCGGGGGCGTCGGGCCGCGGTCGACCCCCGCGATCCACGACGGCATCGTCTACACCGCCGGGGCCACCGGCTGGCTTCACGCCATCGACGGCGCCACCGGGCGCGTCGTGTGGAAGAAGAACATCCTCGACGATCTCGGCATCGACCCCGAGGCCCACGCCCTGGCCGTCACCTGGGGACGGGCGGGATCGCCGCTGGTCGTCGACGACCTCGTCGTCGTGCCCGGGGGCGGACCGCGTGCCGACGGGCCGGTCTCGCTGGTCGCCTACGACCGTGCCGACGGCACGCGCCGCTGGACGGCGGGTGACCGGCAGGTCGGCTACGCCTCGCCGATCGTCGTCACGCTCGCCGGCCGGCGCCTGATCGTGTCGGGCAACGAGGCAGAGGTGGCGGGCTACGACCCTGCCGACGGGGCCACCGTCTGGCGCTGCGAATGGCCCGGCCACAGCAACTCCGACGCCAACTGTTCGCAGCCCGTGTTCCTCGACGACCGGCGCTTCCTCCTCTCCAAGGGCTACGGCCTCGGCGCGGCGCTGTTTCGCATCGCCACGGCCGACACCGTGCCCTGGACGGTGGAGGAAGTCTGGCGCAACAACGGCCTGCTGAAGACCAAGTTCACCAGCACCGTGCTCCACGGCACTCATGTCTACGGCCTGTCCGACGGGATCCTCGAGTGCGTCGCCGTCGCCGACGGCCGCCGCGCCTGGAAGGGGGGCCGCTACGGGCAGGGGCAGGTGCTCCGCGCCGGCGACCTGCTCCTCGTCCAGGCGGAGTCGGGGGAGATCGTGGTCCTCGACGCCGACCCGACGGCCGCGCGGGTCCGTGCCCGGCTCGCGGCTCTCGACGGTCAGACCTGGAACAACCCCTGCCTCGCCGGCGAGCGGTTGCTCGTCCGTAATGCCGCCGAGGCGGCGTGCTTCATCGTGCCGTTGCGAGGTGCGGCCGAGGAGCGCGCCGCCGCCGTCCGGGACGGCCGATGAGCACCCCGGCCGCGCTCGCCGGTCGGACGGCGTTGGTGACCGGTTCCAGCCGCGGGATCGGCCGGGCCGTGGCGGTCGCGCTCGCCGCCGCCGGCGCCCGGGTCGCCGTCCACGGCCGCAGTGCTGCCGGCGCCGAGGCGACCGTCGCCGCACTTCCCGACCCGGCCCTCCATGCGGGCACGTTTCTCGCCGACCTCGCCCGTCCCGGCGCCGCCGACGGGCTCGTCGCGGAGGTCACGGCGGCACTGCCGGGGATCGACGTCGTCGTGGCGGTGGCGGGGGCCGACGTCCTCACCGGCGCGGCGGCGCAGTGGCCCTTTTCGCGCAAGCTCGAGGAGTTGCTCGCCGTCGACGTCGTCGCCACCGCCATGCTCGCGCGCGGGCTCGGCGCGTGGATGCGCGATCACCGTGGTGGGGCGATCGTGACGATCGGTTGGGACCAGGTGGAGGTCGGGATGGAGGGGGACAGTGGCGAACTGTTCGCCCTGTCGAAGGGGGCGGTGATGGCGTTCACGCGGAGCCTCGCCCGGTCGTTGGCACCACAGGTGCGGGTCAACTGCGTGGCCCCGGGGTGGATCCGGACGGCGTGGGGCGAGGGGGCGAGCGAGGCCTGGCAGCGCCGGGCGATGCGCGAGAGCGTGCTTGGCCGATGGGGCACGCCGGAAGACGTCGCCGCGGCGGTGGCCTGGCTGGCATCCGACGACGCGGCCTTCGTCACGGGGCAGGTCGTCCCGGTCAACGGTGGCTTCCGCCGCGCGTGAGAGGGGAAGCAAGCCCGCGGGCGTGATAGCGAAAATGCCCCGGCCTGGGCGAGCGAGGCGGTAGCCCGCCCAGGCCGTTGGGGCACCCTTCTGGTTTGTCAGGCCGCGGCGGACCGGCCAGCTTGGTTCGTCCGGGCCGGGATCACTCGGCGCGGGTGAGGACGAAGCCGTGGTAGGCCTCGTTGCCATGCTCGCCGATGTCGAGCCCCTCGATCTCCTCCTGCGGCGACACACGCAAACCGACGACTGCCTTGAGGATCAGCCAGCAGATCGCCGACACCGGGACCACGTAGGCGCCCACGAGGAGGATGCCCACGATCTGGGCCACGAGCTGCTTGGTGCCTCCCCCGAAGAACAGTCCCGCGTACGGGCCGCCGGCGGCCGCGCTGCCGAACGGTCCGGTGAGGACGGTGGTCGACAGGTCGGTCGTCGTGAACAGTCCGACGCACAGCGTGCCGAAGATTCCGTTGACGAGGTGCACGCTCGTCGCCCCGACGGGATCGTCGACCCGGGCCCGGTCGAAGGCCAGCACGGCGAACACGACGAGCACGCCGGCGATCGCGCCGATGATCGCCGAGCAGGTCACGTTGGTGAACGCGGCCGGAGCCGTGATCGCCACCAACCCCGCGAGGCAGCCGTTGAGCGTCATGCCGATGTCAGGCTTGCCGAGGAGGAGCCACGCGGCGATCGTCGCGGTCAGCGTCGCGGCCGCGGCGGCCGTGTTGGTGTTGACGGCCACCTGGCTGGCGAGGGCACCGCCGTCGGCGGCCACGCTCATCGTGCTGCCGGGATTGAACCCGAACCACCCGAACCACAGCACCAGGCAGCCGATGAAAGCGGCGGTCATGTTGTGGCCGGGGATCGCCCGCGGCCTTCCGTCGGACCCATATTTGCCGATCCGGGGGCCGAGGACGATCGCTCCGGTGAGAGCCGCCCAGCCGCCGACGGAATGGACGACGGTCGAGCCGGCGAAGTCCCAGAAGTTCCACTCCTTGGCGAGGTAGCCGAAACCCCAGATCCAGTGGCCGGTGACGGGATAGATCACCAGCGCCATCAGGAAGCTGAAGAGGATGAACGCGTGGTACTTGATCCGCTCGGCGACCGCCCCCGAGACGATCGTCGCCGCCGTCCCGGCGAACACGAGCTGGAAGAAGAACTTCGTCCACAGCGGCACGTTCGCCCAGCTGATCGCCGAGTAGACGCCCTTGTACTGGTCGCCCATCGCCGGGGAGTTGTCGGCACCCCCGACCATGAACGACCCTGAGTTGCCGTAGAACGCGCCGTCACCGCTGCCGAACATCACGTCCCAGCCGAACAGCCAGAAGGCGATCGCCGTCGCCGCGAAGACGATGAAGTTCTTCGAGAGGATGTTGACGCAGTTCTTGGCGCGGGCGAAGCCCGACTCGACGCAGCCGAACCCGAGGTTCATGAAGAACACGAGCATGCTGCAGATCAGCACCCAGACGGTGTCGGCAGCCATCCACAGCTTGGGCACCATCTCGTCGATCGACGGTGACTGAGGGGCAGTGGCCGCGGCCGCCGGAGCGTCGGCCAGCGCCGCGTCCTGGGCGAACGACACACCTCCCAGGGCCACGACCAGGGCCGCGACCATCACCGGGAGACACCAGCGCGTCGCCTCTCGGGCACCACGAACCCACGGGCCCGCAGCGCGGGCCGACTTCGAGCAATCCATGTCCGCCTCATGACCAGAAAGTCACCGGCGCGATCCGTGCGCCATCCGCCTCTCGTCCCCCGGCCTCATGCCCGAGGACTCTTCCGCCGGCCGCGAGAATTGCAAACCGCGTGCCAGCGATCCCGGCAGCAGCCTCGGGCGATCGCGAACGGGTCCTGAAAACCGGCTGAAATCGCGGAAAAACGATGATCGCGGGTGGTCCGACGGCGATCGTGCCCGGGCTGAGGCGTTGGCTGACTGTCACCGGTTCGCCCGGTGACTGCGCACCTCCTGCCGCATTCCTGGGCGACTGGGCGGTTTTCGTCCTGGTTCGCGGCGTCTTTCAGAACGTGACGACTGCACCCGGGGGAAGCGGATCGGCAGCGCCGGTTCCCGGTCCGGGGCCCTGCCAGCGCTCGAGCGCCGCGATGTCGGCCTGCCACGGGATCCCGGCAAGGTCGAGGAAGTTGGCCAGCAGCCGGAAGCCGTGGCGGGTGAGGATCGACTCGGGGTGGAACTGCACGCCATACAGCCGGTCGGCGGCGTGGGCCAGTGCCATCACGGTGCCGTCGGGGGTCCGTGCGGTGACGGCGAGGCCGGCCGGCAGCGTGCGGTCCTCGACCACGAGCGAGTGGTAGCGGCAGGCGGCCATCGGGTCGGGGATTCCCGCGAACAGGTCGGTGCCGTCGTGGTGGATCGGGCTCGTGCGCCCGTGGACCGGCTCGTCGGCCCGGACCACGCGGCCGCCGAGGGCGGCGGCGATCGCCTGGTGGCCGAGGCAGACGCCGAGCATCGGCACGCGGCCGCGGAGCGTGCGGATCGCCTCCAGCGAGCAGCCGGCCTCGGCCGGCGTGC is drawn from Planctomycetota bacterium and contains these coding sequences:
- a CDS encoding PLP-dependent transferase; this translates as MNRPGTGAPNPRPGADASAAPAASAGVGPSTTAVHGGESRDKPGNSLTDPIFATSTYTFTDTDSIVRYIEEKQRREEYGRYGNPGERVVEAKLAALEGAEAATLFASGMAALVGVLMAHANAGDEIVFFDECYHRSREFCRRHLTRFGVGFREVATCDYDAMEAAITPRTRFVVSESPTNPHLSVVDIPRFAELGRRRGVLTLIDATLGTPYNVRPVEAGVDFVLHSATKYLGGHNDLLAGVVLGSKALIDPVRYLRGIMGGVSSPHVAYLLERGLKTFAVRMERHNANGLAVARYLERHPRVERVFYPGLESHPFHAVARDSMRGYGGLVTFLLRDADWRQTAAVVDRMKIARIGPSLGGVETLIEQPLVMSYWNYSPAERATFRIPDSMIRMACGIEDADDLIADLGQALALPG
- a CDS encoding SDR family oxidoreductase, translating into MSTPAALAGRTALVTGSSRGIGRAVAVALAAAGARVAVHGRSAAGAEATVAALPDPALHAGTFLADLARPGAADGLVAEVTAALPGIDVVVAVAGADVLTGAAAQWPFSRKLEELLAVDVVATAMLARGLGAWMRDHRGGAIVTIGWDQVEVGMEGDSGELFALSKGAVMAFTRSLARSLAPQVRVNCVAPGWIRTAWGEGASEAWQRRAMRESVLGRWGTPEDVAAAVAWLASDDAAFVTGQVVPVNGGFRRA
- a CDS encoding ammonium transporter, translating into MDCSKSARAAGPWVRGAREATRWCLPVMVAALVVALGGVSFAQDAALADAPAAAATAPQSPSIDEMVPKLWMAADTVWVLICSMLVFFMNLGFGCVESGFARAKNCVNILSKNFIVFAATAIAFWLFGWDVMFGSGDGAFYGNSGSFMVGGADNSPAMGDQYKGVYSAISWANVPLWTKFFFQLVFAGTAATIVSGAVAERIKYHAFILFSFLMALVIYPVTGHWIWGFGYLAKEWNFWDFAGSTVVHSVGGWAALTGAIVLGPRIGKYGSDGRPRAIPGHNMTAAFIGCLVLWFGWFGFNPGSTMSVAADGGALASQVAVNTNTAAAAATLTATIAAWLLLGKPDIGMTLNGCLAGLVAITAPAAFTNVTCSAIIGAIAGVLVVFAVLAFDRARVDDPVGATSVHLVNGIFGTLCVGLFTTTDLSTTVLTGPFGSAAAGGPYAGLFFGGGTKQLVAQIVGILLVGAYVVPVSAICWLILKAVVGLRVSPQEEIEGLDIGEHGNEAYHGFVLTRAE
- a CDS encoding aminodeoxychorismate/anthranilate synthase component II yields the protein MIVVLDNRDSFVFNLARCLHLLGVAVRVVPAHGTAVAALERLAPEALVISPGPCTPAEAGCSLEAIRTLRGRVPMLGVCLGHQAIAAALGGRVVRADEPVHGRTSPIHHDGTDLFAGIPDPMAACRYHSLVVEDRTLPAGLAVTARTPDGTVMALAHAADRLYGVQFHPESILTRHGFRLLANFLDLAGIPWQADIAALERWQGPGPGTGAADPLPPGAVVTF